A region of the Hydra vulgaris chromosome 12, alternate assembly HydraT2T_AEP genome:
tcattttaaaaactaatttcaagTTAAATCCAAAaactaacatatttttttgaaaccacaacacgttgtaaaccaaatacaaaacaattaaaaagattttaatacaaccactgaaaaaaaatgacgtatttattctttcacatttatttcgtgtTCACGCTTTACCATGTGGTTAGTGAAGAAATGCTCATAGGTAGTAATTCAATATTGATGGTGATACACCTGTGGTATATCACATGTGTATGCGCCAATTCTGTTTTTTCCATACAGTGAACCATTTTTTTGCTGAATCAAATCACCTCAATTTCTTCTTTCTTCAAGAGTTGTGAGTCTGAAGATATGGAGCCTCTCCTCATGATTTATGCTTGATTTCTGTGATTAATTTTGTTGCTCTTAGTTGAATACAAtctagcatatatatatatctcattGTAGATATGGAGACCAGCCTTGAATAACAAACTCAAGCTGACATATATGGTGTATTAGATTTTCTACAAGTAAAAGCCTCTTCTTTTAAACGCTTTTTTGGGAGAGCCTAACAGGCAATGGTCTCTTGCTACTTCTGCTTCTACTTGATATTTCACTTTCAAATCAGGAGAAACGAATATTTCGAGATCATGTTCATTTTTGGTGCTTTCAAGTATTTTTCTGTTTCCTAATTGATCAAGCATTGTGAAGTATGGAGTCGATTAGGCGTCCACCATGCATCACTTTGCATTTTTCTACGTTTAACACCATGAGCCCTTTTTTAGACTAACATTCTACTTCGCCTATGTTATTTTGAAACATTACAGCACCTGCCTTGCTCTTTATTATATCTAAAATCTTGCCTGATTGATTTGATGTGCTATATTGTCTGGTAGATcatttatattaagtataaataatagAGGTCCAAGCACtgaaccttgtggaacaccacttGTAACTTTCCTGCAATCTGATTTATGATTACCAATTGTTACCCTCTGTTGTCGGTTCGCTAGCCAATTAGCTATCCACATGAGTAGAGTACTACATATGCTGTATGCTTTAAGCTTATGTACCCTATAAGCCGTTTGTGGGATACCTTTGTCAAACTTTTGCAAAGTCAGCATAGATGACGCCTATGGTATAACCAATGGAAATTCCAATTGTTAATATGTCTCTTGCTTCTAATAGATTAGTGGCACAACCTCACTTCAATAAAAATCACGCTGATATTTGGTGATTAGGTTATTTTTGATGCAATACTTCATTAGGACATCGTGAATGAAACTCTCCATCACTTTGCAAGGAACAGATgtgagattttttttcatttgctccttttttaaaaattggtgtgaCATTTAACTTTCTTCATAATTCAGGTATTTGATTTCAGATTTATTATGTGGGCAATCTCTTCTCCATTTGTTCTAGAAATTATTATCTTCTAGAAATGTTATCGACTCTTTTGTCATTTGCTTATGTCTTACATGTTCATGTAAGAGTTTAGGATCTGATTTAAATCgtttaacaatttcattttcatattCTTTGGTTGTTTTTTGGtctttatatatgaaaaatattaggACAGTGCCAATTAAAACCCACAAAAGTAACTGCATGTGTGTTAATATGTTGAAGGTATCCATTTCAAGGAAATTTCAGAATCTATTATACCATATACTCTAAATTCTAAcctattattaaataattaaatcaaaatatttaaacccAATAATAACTCCTAATCATTACctatagtatttttatattatattttatattatagtataagtattattttagaaagaaaaaaacatcaaaaacagcTGTTTCACAGGTTCATCAGCATTTCAAAGGGTCAGGggaaagttaaataaaaaatgcttaaaattttttgggatATCTCATATGATTCTTTTATCCTTATGAGTGGTTTAAAAGAGAACCTTTTCAACAAAAAGTTGCTACTAAAATTCCCATCGGTAATTTATTCTTTAGGACTACAATTAACGATATTATTCCATATGTTTAGCAAAAAGTTGCAGGTGCAATTCCAATTTAATCAGGAACTGATCTGGCAGGTTTCAAATGTTGGCTAGAAAAATGAAACATATCATGCACAATATATGCACATAGCAATAGATGATGTTCAACATGCAATGAATGAATTCCCATATTTATTCATTAGACTGgctgcttatatatatatattgagtgtGCCATTTGACCTTATCAGAGTACTTCTTTTACCATCATAAGGAGAAATATGTTTTGATACTACTGCAATCAGTACTGGtttaaagaaaagttctttaatAAGAATATCAAATTTGATGGACATATATCTTTTACTTATTACATGCAGGCTTTATGTGTGAATTAAGAATGGTTCATTTTTGTAAATCAGTTTCAGAAGAGTATTTCACAAGACCAGATaatcaaaaccatttttgattttgattacaATCAAACAGGACTGATAAAGTTTGATTGGAAAACATAATGTTGCACTAAAGAACTTTTGTTAAGACCacattacaaagaaaaaagaaaaaattttggtcAGAGAAGCTTGCAGGgagtttgcaaataaaaaagtgtaaaaaataaaataaaaataggaataGAAACTAGTTGAGAACTTTTCTTCTCTTTGTGATTGATGATTTTTCATATTGTACATTTGTTAAAATTGGAATCTTTGAGCAAAGGATAAATCATATTTAGTAAATGATCATTCAAAAGTGCTGTTGGAATGATGCAGCTATTGTCagtgcaataataaaaatgaaaaagaaaatattttcttccaacaaactttctaaagataaatttgtggaaagttttttttttcttaataaaaattatattttttcttgataaaagcttgctttttcttgaaaaaagcAATGATAGCTATATCATTGCTTCTTTCagatatatatcatttattttttttaatgatatagatatatatcatttaaaaataaacattctaGAAAATGAAACTTCCCTCATGGAATTGTgtggttgttgttgttttttttaatgattttttagaaTCTAGAGGGTAtggtattttaatatttgaatataaatacataattataagTTATTGATGGAgtaatttagatatttatattgattgagtaatttaaaagatttatcttttttaatttctaaatatattttgatgatatctttttttagtcaattttgTACTTGGATAGTGTGATAGATTCTATTACCTCTCCTGATGATGAAGATTCATCTAATCAATTAGCAGAAGAAGCTGATAAATATTCAGAAGAGTTCACAAAATCTGACGGCTCTAATGAAAATTTAGATCCTCCAAGATCAAGCCATTTTATTACGATTTTCCCATTTGAACCTTGTGAGCAGAATGAACTCAAGTTAGAAGTTGGAGATTTAGTTGATGTGTTGAAAACTAGTGAGACTGGATGGTGGAAAGGAAGATGTTTACGTACAGAGTGTGATGGCTGGTTTCCATCATCATATGTTCAGGTTTCTTATTACATTTACTAATTTGTTCCATTTAGGCAActttagtttatttgtttttcatttaaatgctaatttttgaaaatctttttcatttttttatttatatatttaattttatgacatttgattgtaatttttaattctcAGCCATCTTACTTATCTATAAgcaattcatttaaaaatgaaattgctgATGATAGAGGAACAGTGTCTGATAGTGAAATTCAAATGATAGAtgcaattacattaaaaagaaaatatcaagTTACCAATGGTTACAATAGTGATAATGGTGACTGTAGCAATCAGGTAGTTCTCCgcgatattttaaaattatcgaTTTCTTTTCTCTATGAAGTTTgacaaaaatgtgttttatctttAGATTAACGAGTTAAAGAATGATTGtggtaattattttaaaaaattatatgattatTACGCACATTAAGTTGGaaaattaatatatgttttaataatttaaaaactttattttttagcttaTCCATCAAATGGTTTAATAGACAGGGTATTATTTAAAACCGAACCTCCATCGAAACCAGTTCCACCAAAACCGCGAAAAAGGCATATTCAAGACAAACTGATAAATAATCCAAATATCGAAGAGAGATCTCAATCATGTAGCAATGCagacaaaaaagattttttcaagcAATCGAATATTAAccataaagataaaaaaataattgcttcaAAAAGCGACAAAGATTATCTGTCTCCAATCGATAAACTACGCCCTCGATCATTCCAAGATACAcctcaaaacaatttttttaaactttcgaataaatttaacaacaatatgaAACCGGCTTGGTCTCTTCCTTCTTTAAATGTAGGTGAACAAGTAAAATTAAGTCCTGACGATGATCGTCCATTTCTTGAACCTATTCCTAGAAAAAATAAGCGATATTCTGTTCCAAATGATTCATTGTATATTTCTCAACTATCGTCAGATGGAAATATAGCTTTAAAGACAGAAGTTTTGCATTCTGAAGTATCAAAAAACTCTATTGAATCTGAATCTGTAGTTAACGAAAATTCCTTTTCTGCAAATGTAGATCTTCGAGATTCGTCTCGTGAAGacaataattatttgttaaaaaatgataacactataaaaaaaactccacCTCTCTCTAAAAACTGTTTAGAAAACGATAAACCAATAGTTTACGAAGGTCTTTCACAAAATGTCTCGGATCAAAAAATGTCCGGAAGTTCACTATCTGAGGATGATGATTTTATCCAACgagtttataataaagaaattgattCTAACAGACACTCACGATTAAGGACTGGGCATAAGCGGttctctaatttaaaaaatgcaataatagaGGAATCTGAATGTATATCACCAGATGAAGACactaaaaaagaattagatgtttctttgaaaaacaatgaggcgacattaaaaaatgtaaataaactaaGTACTCAAACTTCGAGTTTAAATTCTGATGGTAAATTTTTATACGAACAAGACGATCAAGTTGGTTCAAGTAAATTATTTTCGCAAGgtttaaaaaactcttattcaacGCAAAGTTTATCTTCTATAGCTTCTTCAACTCGATCTAATCCTTCAACTAAGCTCGAGCAAATGAATGTTAGAAGAGCTATTGCAAATGTCGTTGCTAATTCTGAACATGAGCTTACTTTCTCAGTAGGAGCTATATTATATGAACTAAGACCAAGAAATAAAGAAGGTTTATCATATGGCATACTTGAGGACTCCAATCAAGGTTGGTATCCGTCGGATGCTGTGgagccatattttattttttaacaaattttttatctctatttattcaattttttaattgtgtctAACTTTATAGGACTTTATAGAAAAATACGCAAAGTTTTGGTTTGtcgacaaatttttttttttttttttttttatatatacatacaatcttcatattaaaaataattaaaacttacgCTAtcagtttgttattttttgatttctagATTTCAGCCATTtttttacacctttttttttatttcactgcGTTGTAAGTATGTCcgaataacaacaacaaaaatgttaTCAGATTCAGAGGCTTATTTAAGCACCTTCCACTTATCGTAGAGACCtgtattttttttcctaattcaaTCCGCCTAACATTTTGTATAAATGCCATTCATAAGCTGTTAGATCACTTGGATCACgagaaattaataattttttagttttttctcattttgtctaaatttaattaacttatatattaaagtGTTTCATTAAATATTCTCGAAGggatttgataattttaaagagATAAGctgttactaaatttaaaatatttacaaattgcgttttaaaattaaataaaagataatcgAAGAAAATGCGCTTTAGAATGTAGCATCATAATACTTTGCaataaaacaaatcatttcaaaaCGAAACTCGTCTATGAGAAATTCTAAGAAAATTGCATTTATCGGAAATATcgtataaaaaagtttacaagttTAGAAAGTAGATAAGTAACGCTTATTAAAgaatattagttatttaaaatttttttgttttaaatacacCTTTTCTTCAATTGGACTAAAAGggagaaaataatatttttgttttttagatttgagCCTAATTCTATAAAACTTcctttaaaattctaaaaattttcatCTAAATTTATTGAAACGCAAGGACGTTGAAAAGGTGGGGCTTTTTTCCTATAAATTGTTTAACCTTCGTCATCGTCCTAATTTGTTAGGTTTTACTCCTCTGCTAACGTGCCCCACCTTTTAAGTGTCCTTGCGTTtcaataaatttagaaaatgtaaatatttttgaatttccaaggaacagttttataaaattaagctcAAATAggtaaaatctaaataaaaaattattttctcctTTTTAGTCCAAACGaagaaaaggttttaaaaaaattattttaaaaacttaactttcagctaaaataaaaaaaaggcctTGGTTAAAAAGTCCTATACAAGTATATGCACCGCAAAAACTATTGCACCCCAAAAACCACACAGTTACTTATTGGAATGAAGCTAGTCCGATTTACACCAAAAAATATAagggtttgattttttttaattttcaagctaattttctaaaaatttctctggttttttaaatcaaatatttcagTAAAAACACCATAAAACATGTAAATGTCAGATCAAGTTTgcaaagttaacttttttataagccCTTAAGTGcccttttcaataataattataaagttaaattattttgcagtattattttttacatttttgagcCAAGTTCAACCTAATAGTGATGTGGTTTTTGGGGTGcatttagaaaataaacttaaaagtcaaaaacaacaacaaaaataatgtttaataataatttgaaatcatgataatttaaaattatacattacatttgaaaacaatgttttagttatacataaattctttataaaaaaactattcatcCCTCTCTGATGTATTACTATTTAAGATTTTCCTTGGATTTGTACCTGTTTTTTGCAAAGATGCAGCAGGAAAAAATCATTGCAGGTTTGTTGTCTTCAACACGACACGCTAACTTGCTGCACTGAGATTTTAAAATATCGTGGCATTTTGGACATTCCCTAAACATTGCTACTTTACAAATGTTTCCAGTACATACACATATctctttacatttaataaagattttctttacttcttcctttttttttcctgcATTTTGCAATTGTGTTTGAACCTTTTGTTCTTTCTTTTCATTAATGCTTGCAACTAAACTTAAAATGTCTTTAGCTTTCATGGACCCATGAACTTGAGTTATTCGTGTTGAACTGGTAGATAGATTTGGTTTTACTTTTCTAATAGTTATAAATCCTGGTATCTCCTCAAGTTGAATGCTCTTCTCGTGCAGCTCATTAATCAAAGATTGAGCACTTTCAGACTTTTCTTTCCAATACAATGCTGATCCTCTTCTTCTATCAGGAGAGGCAACAAATGATGAATCAAGGGAAGTCAATCTTGATTGCATAGATGAAACTGATGCCTCTTCAGGAGTCTTTATGCAGTCATCTGCTCTATCAAACTTGTCCTGCTGCATAAATTCAATGCTCAAGGCTTCATTGGTTACACCAACTCGCTTTGCAGCTTTTAGGAGAGTGGGTTTTGTTGCCCATTTGTCCCATATATTTGCTAGAATAAGCATGAATGCTTCTTTGTTTAGAGAATTTACCtcagtaaatattttatcttttttttttttctatattcatgatgaatatttttatttaactggtCTAATAGTTGTCTAACCCCTGTTGTATCTGGTGGGGTAAAAAACATCCATATGTCTCTTGATTGAAGGAATGACATAACATGATAATCAAATCTTGAACGATGTCCATCTAATAATAGGACTACTggtcttttaatatttttctcttttaaatacTCATCAAATTCCTTAAAAGTGGCCAAAAGTGTATGGTCATCTGATACGCCAAGGTCTGAAGTGGTTCCCAGTTTATTTCCTGTTTCTATTTTACCATCCAAACGTCGATTTATTGTCTCTCGATCTTTAATCAACGGGAAAAGTTGGCATTTGTGTGCTTTCTTGCAGCAACTGCTTCTGATTTACTACTTGGGTTTATTAACCTTATTCCAGAAtgtaaagtaaactttttatttaaattatgtatataaagttatatagttatacttatataaagttGCTTTGACAGTAATTTAAAGCAAATACaagtaaatctaataaaacTGCTACATGTggtatagtaatatatatataacaagagtaaataatagttatatgcAATTTTAAGAATAGTTATTggatagtaaaaaaaactaatgtaatTTTTGGGGTGCGTATGATGTGGTTTTTTGAGTGAATAatatgctaaataaaaaattaagtttgcaATCACATATAAAATCAACTCAGAATATAATATAACTACCGCAAAACAAATCCTGATGCTTAAACTTGTttggaaaaagttttatttgcatttttgttgaTGTGGTTTTTGAGGTgcgctttaaaaa
Encoded here:
- the LOC100211309 gene encoding uncharacterized protein LOC100211309 isoform X4, yielding MSIENQDLTTKVTNPKFATSQSTNLNYKMSTGISSNHKDTIIYSCAGVGSFILALIIILLCYCILKRKLNERNVVTSNFKDQHSPTAVKDFNFGNGAFINKDSICYEISIKVLTPWIEVYSNHDSDEFLNLKRSIETSTANLYANYEAFKYATLVSFREGSVIANIQLTFASFAKYPLKIVQEAVCFGRFYDLNVDKRFFLEHQVNRSSEFLFNSKLPSVDGDNMGYKSSSSQSSLHDHLESGYGSQTFETSTLPKKHNLVQSCSADSLKSNTSMKNSITSNTNVPKTDKSINLKDTLKSLNSLVKKNNNKKIGIPHVGLFNFLPQDDKDLAFKQGEVVYVDYVDNGGWAKATNQNGRKGWIPQNFVVPFDLEQYEHTKKAVESILYLDSVIDSITSPDDEDSSNQLAEEADKYSEEFTKSDGSNENLDPPRSSHFITIFPFEPCEQNELKLEVGDLVDVLKTSETGWWKGRCLRTECDGWFPSSYVQINELKNDCAYPSNGLIDRVLFKTEPPSKPVPPKPRKRHIQDKLINNPNIEERSQSCSNADKKDFFKQSNINHKDKKIIASKSDKDYLSPIDKLRPRSFQDTPQNNFFKLSNKFNNNMKPAWSLPSLNVGEQVKLSPDDDRPFLEPIPRKNKRYSVPNDSLYISQLSSDGNIALKTEVLHSEVSKNSIESESVVNENSFSANVDLRDSSREDNNYLLKNDNTIKKTPPLSKNCLENDKPIVYEGLSQNVSDQKMSGSSLSEDDDFIQRVYNKEIDSNRHSRLRTGHKRFSNLKNAIIEESECISPDEDTKKELDVSLKNNEATLKNVNKLSTQTSSLNSDGKFLYEQDDQVGSSKLFSQGLKNSYSTQSLSSIASSTRSNPSTKLEQMNVRRAIANVVANSEHELTFSVGAILYELRPRNKEGLSYGILEDSNQGWYPSDAVEPYFIF
- the LOC100211309 gene encoding uncharacterized protein LOC100211309 isoform X3 yields the protein MSIENQDLTTKVTNPKFATSQSTNLNYKMSTGISSNHKDTIIYSCAGVGSFILALIIILLCYCILKRKLNERNVVTSNFKDQHSPTAVKDFNFGNGAFINKDSICYEISIKVLTPWIEVYSNHDSDEFLNLKRSIETSTANLYANYEAFKYATLVSFREGSVIANIQLTFASFAKYPLKIVQEAVCFGRFYDLNVDKRFFLEHQVNRSSEFLFNSKLPSVDGDNMGYKSSSSQSSLHDHLESGYGSQTFETSTLPKKHNLVQSCSADSLKSNTSMKNSITSNTNVPKTDKSINLKDTLKSLNSLVKKNNNKKIGIPHVGLFNFLPQDDKDLAFKQGEVVYVDYVDNGGWAKATNQNGRKGWIPQNFVVPFDLEQYEHTKKAVESILYLDSVIDSITSPDDEDSSNQLAEEADKYSEEFTKSDGSNENLDPPRSSHFITIFPFEPCEQNELKLEVGDLVDVLKTSETGWWKGRCLRTECDGWFPSSYVQPSYLSISNSFKNEIADDRGTVSDSEIQMIDAITLKRKYQVTNGYNSDNGDCSNQINELKNDCAYPSNGLIDRVLFKTEPPSKPVPPKPRKRHIQDKLINNPNIEERSQSCSNADKKDFFKQSNINHKDKKIIASKSDKDYLSPIDKLRPRSFQDTPQNNFFKLSNKFNNNMKPAWSLPSLNVGEQVKLSPDDDRPFLEPIPRKNKRYSVPNDSLYISQLSSDGNIALKTEVLHSEVSKNSIESESVVNENSFSANVDLRDSSREDNNYLLKNDNTIKKTPPLSKNCLENDKPIVYEGLSQNVSDQKMSGSSLSEDDDFIQRVYNKEIDSNRHSRLRTGHKRFSNLKNAIIEESECISPDEDTKKELDVSLKNNEATLKNVNKLSTQTSSLNSDGKFLYEQDDQVGSSKLFSQGLKNSYSTQSLSSIASSTRSNPSTKLEQMNVRRAIANVVANSEHELTFSVGAILYELRPRNKEGLSYGILEDSNQGWYPSDAVEPYFIF